GACCCGTTCGCGTGAACGCCCTCGCGTAGTCCGTGCGGTTGAAGCAGCTCCGCAACGAGCGGCCGAGGCCGCGCGTAATGAGCCGGTGGAAGTGGAAGTGCAGGACGCGCCTGCCAGCGTAGAACCAGCGGCCCAGGAGGTCGTCGCGACGGCGGCTGAAAGCCAGCCGGTTGCGGCGTTACCGGCACAGGCTGCTGTGTCAGTGCAGACGCCAGAACCGGTATCCACTCCTCCGGTTGTTGTGGCTTCGATTGAGGATACTTCGCCCGCGCCAGGATTCGATCTTGCGCAGCTTGATCAGTCTCGGTCGGCCCAGCAGCCATCTGCGGTGACGTCCGTATCCGATGCTCCATCGCCTGCCAGCACCGTGGCACAAGCATCGGTGGCCCCAACGGCCACACCTTCTACACCACCCGCTCCTCCCGCTCCGACGCCCTCGGTGCTCGACGCGTTTGCCGACTTGGCCGGACCGGTAGCGCCGCCGGTTACCGCTGCAAGGGGTGCCGTCGATATCAGCGCGATCGAGCCTCCTCGCGAGGTGGAGGAAGCGCCTGAAGCGGAACCGGAAAAGCCTGCCCATCCCAGCCGTTTTTGGGTCCAGGTGGCAACGGGCCGCGACCGCAGTGCGCTCCGTTTCGATTGGCGCCGTATCAGTCGTCAGGCTGCGCCGCTGCTCTCAGACAAGGACCCCTATGTTACCCCATGGGGGCAAACCAACCGGCTTCTTGCGGGGCCGTTCCCGAGCCGTACAGCGGCCCGCAACGCTTTGAATCAAATGAAGGAAAAAGGCATTGATGCCTTCACCTTCACCAGCCCCGAAGGGCAGGAAATCGAACAATTGCGTTAGGCAATTCGGCGGCTTTTGCACATGCTTTGAACAAGCTGGATTGGTTCTCCCCAAGGATCGGTGGAGCAGCCATTGCGTGATCGGCACCGGGCGGGCCATGTCGCTGCCATGCAATCCATAAATCCCCCGCGATGACCAGTCCCCTCAGCGAATTCCAGGGCAATGATGATGCCGCGCCGGTGGATATGCTCGCCGCATTGTTCGAAGCGCGTGGCTGGTCGATCGAGGAGCTCTCCGACGACGAGATCACAGGCGAGGTGCAGGGCAGTTGGGCAAAATTCCAGCTGCGCGGAATCTGGCGGGCGGAAGACAATGTGCTGCAACTGGTCTGCATTCCGGATATTCGCGTAGCGCAAGACAAGCGTGGCGCGGCGCAAGAGCTGCTCGCACTGATCAACGAACAGATGTGGCTGGGCCATTTCGACATGTGGTCGAACGGCGGCGTCATCATCTATCGCCACGGCACGCTGCTACCTGATGACGGGATGCTCAGTCTACGTCAGGCGCAAGCCTTGGTGGAGACTGCGGTGGACGAATGTGACCGGTTCTACCCCGCATTCCAATTCGTGTTGTGGGGGGATAAGGCCCCACGCGACGCGCTCGATGCGGCGATGGTCGATGCGATAGGTGAGGCCTGACAAAGCAGCCCGGGCGCGCTAGCACGCCTGACTATGTCCATTACCAATATGCTCATTGTCGGCTTTGGCACCATGACGGGCGCTATGGTCGAAGGCTGGCTCAAGGCCGGCCGGCCCGCCACTACTTTCACGATCTATCACCCGCGCGGCAAAGATGTGCCCGATGGCGCGCAAATGGTGACGCAGTGGCCCGCACACCCCTTCGATGTCGTATTGCTCGGGGTGAAGCCGCATATGCTGGACGATGTCGCGCCTGGGCTGAAGGATGCCGTCGGGCCTGAGACGGTTGTCATATCCGTCCTCGCCGGGGTTGAACTGGCAAGCCTGCGCGACAGATTTGCCGATGCCGCGGCGATTGTGCGGTTCATGCCGAATCTGGCCTGTGCCCTGGGCAAGTCGCCCAATGCCCTTGTGGCGGAAGGCTTGTCCGAAGCTGGCAAGGTCGACATTACAGCGCTCGCCCAGGAACTGGGTTCTGCCGAATGGCTTGAAAGCGAAGGGGATTTCGATCTCGTCACGGCCTTGGCCGGATCGGGTCCCGGCTTCACCTATCGCTTTATCGACGCCCTGGCCGCTGCAGCTTCCCGTCTGGGTCTGGAGGAACAGCAAGCAGGGCGTCTCGCCCTCCAGATGGTCGAGGGTGCCTCTGCCCTCGCGGCGCGTTCCGAGTTCAGCCCAGGCGAGCTGGCGCAGCGTGTGGCGAGCCCGGGCGGAATGACCCAGAAAGGGCTGGACGTGCTGGATGGCGATGATGCCCTTATTACCCTGCTCACCGATACGCTCCACTCTGCGCGCGACAGGGGCGCTGAAATGGCGGCCCAGGCGCGTCGCCAGGGTTAATCGCTGTTCATCGAAAAGACCGCGATTGCCCTTGAAATTCGGCGGTTTTGGGCTGATATTGACCCCATACCGGAGCTATTGGGCTGCCGGACAGAAGGAGTTTGGATCGAAATGGCAAATTGGAACGACCCCCGGCAGTCGCAGACGGGCTTCGGCTCCGTCCCGCGCGCAGGTGGCGACGTTGCTTCGCGCACCACGTTTGATGCGGGCCTGCGCAAGCATATGCTGTCGATTTACAATTACATGGCATCGGGCATTTTGCTGACCGGTGTCGTCGCAATGCTCACAGCACAATCGGGCCTGGCCCTGACATTCGCCTCCGGCCCAATGATGTGGCTTGTGGCCTTGTCTCCGCTGGCAGTGGTCTTCGCGATGAGCTTCGGCCGCAACAAGTTCAGCACCGCAACCTTGCAGATGATGTTCTGGGGCTTCGCGATCCTGATGGGTCTTTCGCTTTCTACGATCTTCCTCGTCTATACCGGCGGTTCGATCGCAGCGACATTCTTCGCCACGGCGGGCGCCTTCGCGGGTCTCAGCCTCTTCGGCTACACTACGAAGAAGGACCTGTCCGGAATGGGCAGCTTCCTGATCATGGGTGTCATTGGCCTCATCATCGCCAGCGTGATCAACTTCTGGCTCCAGTCAAGTGCGCTCGAGCTGGCTGTCAGCTTCCTCGGTGTACTGATCTTCGCAGGCCTGACCGCCTACGATACGCAGCGGCTCAAGACTGAGTATCTGCAGATCCAGCAGCTTGCGGTTTCGAACCCGGGCGTTGCGGCGCAGTATCCAGTTGGCAAGATGGTGATCCTGGGAGCTCTCAGTCTCTATCTCGATTTCATCAACATGTTCCTGTTCCTGCTGCGCTTCATGGGTGCGGCCCGCGAATAGGCCGGAACGGCCATTTCCCGCGCACTGTCGCAGGAATGACTCAATTGATCGTGCCCGGGGTGCAAATTGCACCTCGGGCATTTTCATATCTTCACGGGCGGGTTAGGGACGATCCTTCAGTTTCAGGCAGGGCACGCCTTGTCATGATCGTCGGACCTAGGAGGGTTGCACCCGCATGATCACGCCAGTTTTCCAAAGAATCCGTCTTGTCGCCGTGGCGTTAGGCCTCGCCTCGCTTGTTGCCTGCGCAACGCCTGCGCCGCCACCACCGGCCCCCGTGGCCGCGCCGCCGCCAGTACAACTTGTGCCGTATCGCCCGCGCCCGCCTTTGGGTGCATCGACGATGATGTCCATCCCGCAAATAGGTGCCGATGGCGTGCGCCAGACGATCAATGCCGGGATCACACCTGCCCAGACGATCTGGAACATGCGCGCGGCGCTGAATGTCGCCACGCTGAATTGCCAGGATCCGCAATTTGCCAATCTTCTGCCGAATTATTCGGCTTTTCTGACCAATTTCCGCCGGCCCCTGCGAACCGCCAATTCGGCGGTGACCCGCGAATTTCGTGATCGTTTTGGTCGCCGCTCCTATCGGGGTGAGCAAGACAGTTACATGACGCGTGTCTACAATTTTTACGCCCTGCCGCCGGCCCAGCGTGGCTTTTGCCAGGCAGCACTGGAAGTAAGCGCGGCATCGCTGACAGTAGCACCGGCCGACCTGGAGAGCTTTTCGGCCCGTTCGTTGCCGCGCCTCGATGCGGTGTTTGAAGACTTCTTCAGCTCGTACGAACGCTACCAGCGCGACCTGGCCAGCTGGAATGCCACCTATGGCGTCAACGCTGTTCCAGGAACACCGGTGACCTCTGTGCCGCGCACAGGCTCCCTTGCGCCGACCCCGGCAGAACAGGTGCTGCTGCGCGAGACGCCCGACGGTATTTCGCGCCAGGCTATTACCGAGGCGCGGGCGGCCAATGCCACGGTAGAGGTCTTGCCATCGGTCGATCCGGGCGAGAGTGCTCCATCGAGCGAGGCGGCTCCGGCGGTTGAGGCGGCACCGGTGCTGGATACGACACCTGCGCCAGGGTTCGAGACGGCACCTGCGCCACAGCCCGACTCTGGCGGGATTGTGTTTTCCTCCACGCCGGTAGTCCAGTCGGAGCCGGGAACGGACGATCCGGACGGCTAAACCTCGCGTCGGCCGCTAGGCCAGCCTGACAATCGATCGGCCAAGGCGGCGTGTTCCGCCGCCCGTTGCGTGTGGCTAATGGAAAACAAAGACTCCCGTTTCCGTGCGCAAATCCCTAGGTGGCATCCATGCATTTTCTCGATCAGGCTAAAATCTACCTCAAGTCCGGTGCGGGTGGCCCCGGGGCTGTTAGCTTCCGGCGCGAGAAATATGTCGAATATGGCGGGCCTGATGGCGGCAATGGCGGCAAAGGCGGCGATATCGTGTTCGAGGCGGTGCAGGGTCTCAATACGCTGATCGATTTCCGCTATGCCCAACACTTCAAGGCCAAGCGCGGCGAGCACGGGCAGGGCAAGGACAAGACCGGCGCTGGTGCGCCCGATCTGGTGATACCGGTGCCCGTTGGTACGCAGATATTGTCCGAGGACAAGGAAGAGATTCTGGCCGACTTTACCGAAGTGGGTGAGCAGGTTGTACTGCTTGAAGGTGGGATGGGTGGTCGCGGCAATGCGAGTTACAAATCCAGCACCAACCGGGCGCCGCGCCAGCATCAGCCGGGCACGCCAAGCGAGGAAATGTGGGTCTGGCTCAGGCTCAAACTGCTGGCCGATGTGGGCCTGCTGGGACTGCCGAATGCCGGCAAGAGCACCTTTATCAACGCGGTTTCGAATGCGAAGGCCAAGGTTGGCCATTATGCATTCACCACGCTGGTGCCCAAGCTGGGCGTGGTCCATCACAAGGCGCGCGAATTCGTGCTGGCGGATATTCCCGGCCTGATCGAAGGCGCGGCGGATGGGGCCGGAATCGGTGACCGGTTCCTGGGCCATATCGAACGTTGCCGGGTCCTGATCCATCTCGTCGATATTTCCGGTGATGATCCCGCTGAAGCGTTTCGAACAGTAAATGCCGAGCTCGAGGCTTATGGCGCGGGACTGCACGAGAAGCCGCAGCTGGTCGCGCTCAACAAGCTCGATCTGGCGGACGAAGAACTCGCAGCGGCCTTTGCCGAAGAACTGCTGGAGGCCGGGGCAGACGAGGTCTTCGCGGTCTCAGGTGCGACCGGGGCAGGTCTGGAGCCGCTGCTCGACGCCGTTCTTGGCTACTTGCCAGAACAAACCTCGACCGAGACCAATGCCGCGCCGGAAGAAGAAGGCGATAGTGACGGAGAATGGTCGCCCATTTGAGGCGCTTCAAATTGGCCCAATAGACCGCTAGGCGCATTGCATGGCCATCCGGACTCTGAACGACTTGCAAGACAAGACCGCGTGCCCGCTGCTGGTGGTCAAACTCGGCTCTGCCTTGCTGGTCGATGGCGGGGGGCAGATCCGGCAGGATTGGCTCGACGGGCTGATCGAAACTCTCGCAGGTCTTCACCAGGCAGGGCAAAGGATTGTGTTGGTCAGCTCCGGCGCGATTGCCTTGGGGGCAGCGCGGTTGCGCTTGCCCGTCGGCGGTCGAGGGAGCCTGTCCGATGCGCAGGCAGCGGCATCGGTAGGCCAGATTGCCTTGGCCGGATTGTGGTCCGAAGGGTTCGCGCGGCACGACATTGTTACAGCACAAATGCTGCTAACGTTGGATGACCTGGAAGACCGGCGGCGATACCTCAATGCGTCTGCGACCTTGGGTCGGCTATTGGATGCGGGCGCCGTTCCGGTGATCAACGAGAATGACAGTGTCGCCACTGAAGAAATCCGCTTTGGCGATAATGATCGGCTGGCCGCGCGAGTGGCACAGGCAGCAGGTGCGCAGGCGGTTCTGCTGCTGTCTGACGTGGACGGATTGTTTGACCGGCACCCGGACGAGGATGGTGCAAGTTTGCTATCGGTGGTGGACACGATCGATTCCTCTATCCGCACGATGGCCAGCGACGGGTCCGGTTCGGGCCTCGGATCGGGCGGAATGGTATCCAAAATCCAGGCCGCAGAAATGGCAACCCGCGCAGGTGTTGCCTTGGCTATTGCCAACGGAACGGCTGATCATCCGATCAAACGCGTGTTCAATGAAGGCATTGGTACTCTGTTCTTGGCGCAGGAGCCCAACAGTGCGCGCAAAGGCTGGCTCGGAGGCAGGTTGGCCCCGGCTGGCTCGCTTCGGGTCGACAAGGGATGCGCCCAGGCGTTGCGCGATGGGGCCAGCTTGTTGGCCGCCGGGATCATTGGCGTTTCCGGAGCTTTCCAGCGCGGCGATTTGGTCACCATCTGCGATATGGGCGGGCGCAAACTGGCCCAGGGCCTGAGCGAATATGCGGTCGACGAATGCCTGGCCATTGCCGGGAAAAGAGCGGCTGACCAGGCCGACATTCTCGGCTATTCCCCGCGGGCAACGGTAATCCATCGCGACCACATGGTGATGCTATGAGACTAGCGATAACGGGGGGGACCGGCTTTGTCGGGCAGGCGCTGGTCGACCTGGTCGAAACACGCAGCATCAAGATGCGCTCGCTTGCGCGCTCGATCCCGGACAAACGTCGAGGCGTGGACTGGGTACAAGGTGATCTGGCCAACACAGTTGCGCTCGCCAAGCTAGTCGATGGGGTGGATGCGGTCATCCATATTGCCGGACAGGTTCGCGCGCGCGATCCGCAAGAATTCGAAGCGGCCAACGTGACGGGAACGCTCAATGTAGTGGAAGCGGCGCTAGAAGCGAAGGTGCCGCGCTTTGTTTTTGTATCCTCGCTCGCAGCACGGGAGCCTGCATTGTCCCGCTACGGCGCGTCCAAGCTTCGGGCCGAGAAACTGGTGGCAGCAAGTGGGCTCGACTGGACGATCATCCGCCCTCCGGCTGTTTATGGTCCGCGCGACGGGGAAATGCTCGACTTGTTTGAAATGGCCAGCATGGGTGTCGTCCCGATGCCCAAGCAGGGGCACACCTCGCTGATTCATGTTGGCGATCTGGCGCGCCTGCTTCTGGCGGTATTGCCCAGCGACGACGACACTACGAGCAAGATATTCGAACCCGATGATGGCCGACCCGGCGGGTGGGAGCATCGTGACCTGGCACTCGCGATTGGCTGGGCGATGGGCAAGAAACCGTTCGTGCCCAGGCTGTCTCGCGGCGTCTTGGGATTTGCAGCAAGGATGGATGGTCTGCTGCGGCGTGACGGGGCTAAACTCACACCAGACCGGGTCGGCTATATGTGCCATCCGGACTGGGTCTCTTCGCCAGACGCCAAGCCGGATGCCGCCCTATGGGTGCCCAAGATACCCACGCGGGACGGCCTCAAAGCGACTGCCAAATGGTACAAGGATCGCGGCTGGGTCTGACCGGTCAGAAAGCCGGATCGTAACCCGGTGGCAAATCGCCATCCGCGTCGTTTGTGCCGGGCACGTGGATACCGCACTCGGTCTTGTCCCAGCCTTTCCATCTGCCGGAGCGGGGGTCTTCGCCTGGCGCGACCTTGCTGGTGCAGGGGGAGCAGCCGATTGATGGATAGCCCTGTTCGACCAGTGGATGGCGGGGCAGATCATGCTCTTCGAAATAGGCCTGAATACGTTCTGCATCCCAATCGATCAGCGGATTGATCTTGAGGCGGCCCTGGGCATCGGATGTATCGATTTCAAACCGTGGCAGATTGGCGCGCGTGCTGCTCTGAAAGGCTTTGCGACCGGTGAAACTGGCATCGTATCCAGCGAGAGCCTTTGCCAGCGGCTTGACCTTGCGGATTTCGCAGCAACCGTCGGGATCGTATGACCAGCGCAGGCCCGTTTCGTCCTTGGCCGCCAATTCTTCCACCTCGGGAACAAGATTGATCAGATTAGTCAGCCTGAAGCGCTTCACCAGTTCGTCGCGATAGGCCAGCGTTTCGGGGAAATGTTTGCCGGTTTCGAGAAACAGAACCGGCAGATCGGGTTCGACCTGTGCGATCAAATGCAGCAAGACAGCGCTTTCCGCGCCAAAGCTCGAAACGGTGGTAACATTGCCAGCCAAGCCGGCCTGGATCACCGAATTGAGCAGAGGTAGCGTTTCTGCATCTTCAAACATCGCGTTCAGGCGATCAGCATCTGCCTGGGTGAACCGCGGGCCGGTGTCGATCCGATCGATAGAGCGCATTTCATTCATGGCGCTTCTCCTGCACGGTGCGGCGGGCGTCGGCGGCGGACTGGTATACAGCCTGGAAGCGTTCGAAAGCCGCCTGCACGTCTGCCTCGTCCAAAGGTTGCTCTGGCGCGAAACTGTCAAAACCGCAGCGCCGCATGAAGTTGATCTGGTCAACCAGCACATCGCCGACGGCGCGCAGCTCGCCTTCGTATCCTGCCTCGCGCAGGATGCGGGCGGCAGAGTAGCCTCGGCCATCGCCGAAGGCGGGGAAATTCACCTCGACCAGTTTCAGCCGGCCAAGATGCGGGAGCAGCGCGCGTGCATCGTCGCCAGGCTCAATCCGGACCGCGGCAGAATTGGACTGCTCGAGAAACGCGTCCACTGTCACTTGTGCATGGTCGACCGGCTCGTCGTCGCGATAGCGCAATTGCACATCGTCGGGGCTCGTACCGAGGGAATCAGCCATAAAGCGCCTCCTTGAACGGGGCCATGCCAATGCGGCGATAGGTGTCGAGGAAACGCTCCCCGTCCTGCTTCTGCGCGAGATAGACATCGGCGGCGGTTTCCACCGCATCGACAATCCCCGCCTCGTCAAAGCCGGGGCCGGTGATCTTCGCCAGCGAGGTATCTTCTGCCTCGCTCCCGCCGAGCAGCAGCTGGTAGCTTTCGGTACCCTTCTTATCGACGCCCAGGATGCCGATATGGCCGGCGTGATGATGCCCGCAGGCATTGATACAGCCGGAGATTTTCAGCTTGAGCTCGCCCAGCGTATCGCCCTTGCCATTGGCGGCGAACCGTTCGGAGATTTGCTGCGCAATCGGGATCGAGCGGGCATTGGCGAGGCTGCAATAATCGAGGCCGGGGCAGGCGATGATATCACCAACCTGGTCGAGATTGGGCTCACCCAGCCCCGCTTCGTTCAGCGCTGTCCATAAGGCATGGAGATCGGCGATCTTCACAT
This is a stretch of genomic DNA from Parerythrobacter jejuensis. It encodes these proteins:
- a CDS encoding YbjN domain-containing protein, translating into MTSPLSEFQGNDDAAPVDMLAALFEARGWSIEELSDDEITGEVQGSWAKFQLRGIWRAEDNVLQLVCIPDIRVAQDKRGAAQELLALINEQMWLGHFDMWSNGGVIIYRHGTLLPDDGMLSLRQAQALVETAVDECDRFYPAFQFVLWGDKAPRDALDAAMVDAIGEA
- a CDS encoding phosphoadenylyl-sulfate reductase, with the protein product MNEMRSIDRIDTGPRFTQADADRLNAMFEDAETLPLLNSVIQAGLAGNVTTVSSFGAESAVLLHLIAQVEPDLPVLFLETGKHFPETLAYRDELVKRFRLTNLINLVPEVEELAAKDETGLRWSYDPDGCCEIRKVKPLAKALAGYDASFTGRKAFQSSTRANLPRFEIDTSDAQGRLKINPLIDWDAERIQAYFEEHDLPRHPLVEQGYPSIGCSPCTSKVAPGEDPRSGRWKGWDKTECGIHVPGTNDADGDLPPGYDPAF
- a CDS encoding NAD-dependent epimerase/dehydratase family protein, whose protein sequence is MRLAITGGTGFVGQALVDLVETRSIKMRSLARSIPDKRRGVDWVQGDLANTVALAKLVDGVDAVIHIAGQVRARDPQEFEAANVTGTLNVVEAALEAKVPRFVFVSSLAAREPALSRYGASKLRAEKLVAASGLDWTIIRPPAVYGPRDGEMLDLFEMASMGVVPMPKQGHTSLIHVGDLARLLLAVLPSDDDTTSKIFEPDDGRPGGWEHRDLALAIGWAMGKKPFVPRLSRGVLGFAARMDGLLRRDGAKLTPDRVGYMCHPDWVSSPDAKPDAALWVPKIPTRDGLKATAKWYKDRGWV
- a CDS encoding pyrroline-5-carboxylate reductase family protein, producing MSITNMLIVGFGTMTGAMVEGWLKAGRPATTFTIYHPRGKDVPDGAQMVTQWPAHPFDVVLLGVKPHMLDDVAPGLKDAVGPETVVISVLAGVELASLRDRFADAAAIVRFMPNLACALGKSPNALVAEGLSEAGKVDITALAQELGSAEWLESEGDFDLVTALAGSGPGFTYRFIDALAAAASRLGLEEQQAGRLALQMVEGASALAARSEFSPGELAQRVASPGGMTQKGLDVLDGDDALITLLTDTLHSARDRGAEMAAQARRQG
- the proB gene encoding glutamate 5-kinase, with amino-acid sequence MAIRTLNDLQDKTACPLLVVKLGSALLVDGGGQIRQDWLDGLIETLAGLHQAGQRIVLVSSGAIALGAARLRLPVGGRGSLSDAQAAASVGQIALAGLWSEGFARHDIVTAQMLLTLDDLEDRRRYLNASATLGRLLDAGAVPVINENDSVATEEIRFGDNDRLAARVAQAAGAQAVLLLSDVDGLFDRHPDEDGASLLSVVDTIDSSIRTMASDGSGSGLGSGGMVSKIQAAEMATRAGVALAIANGTADHPIKRVFNEGIGTLFLAQEPNSARKGWLGGRLAPAGSLRVDKGCAQALRDGASLLAAGIIGVSGAFQRGDLVTICDMGGRKLAQGLSEYAVDECLAIAGKRAADQADILGYSPRATVIHRDHMVML
- a CDS encoding Bax inhibitor-1/YccA family protein, which gives rise to MANWNDPRQSQTGFGSVPRAGGDVASRTTFDAGLRKHMLSIYNYMASGILLTGVVAMLTAQSGLALTFASGPMMWLVALSPLAVVFAMSFGRNKFSTATLQMMFWGFAILMGLSLSTIFLVYTGGSIAATFFATAGAFAGLSLFGYTTKKDLSGMGSFLIMGVIGLIIASVINFWLQSSALELAVSFLGVLIFAGLTAYDTQRLKTEYLQIQQLAVSNPGVAAQYPVGKMVILGALSLYLDFINMFLFLLRFMGAARE
- a CDS encoding DUF934 domain-containing protein yields the protein MADSLGTSPDDVQLRYRDDEPVDHAQVTVDAFLEQSNSAAVRIEPGDDARALLPHLGRLKLVEVNFPAFGDGRGYSAARILREAGYEGELRAVGDVLVDQINFMRRCGFDSFAPEQPLDEADVQAAFERFQAVYQSAADARRTVQEKRHE
- the cgtA gene encoding Obg family GTPase CgtA, with the protein product MHFLDQAKIYLKSGAGGPGAVSFRREKYVEYGGPDGGNGGKGGDIVFEAVQGLNTLIDFRYAQHFKAKRGEHGQGKDKTGAGAPDLVIPVPVGTQILSEDKEEILADFTEVGEQVVLLEGGMGGRGNASYKSSTNRAPRQHQPGTPSEEMWVWLRLKLLADVGLLGLPNAGKSTFINAVSNAKAKVGHYAFTTLVPKLGVVHHKAREFVLADIPGLIEGAADGAGIGDRFLGHIERCRVLIHLVDISGDDPAEAFRTVNAELEAYGAGLHEKPQLVALNKLDLADEELAAAFAEELLEAGADEVFAVSGATGAGLEPLLDAVLGYLPEQTSTETNAAPEEEGDSDGEWSPI